One window of Streptomyces sp. FIT100 genomic DNA carries:
- the dtd gene encoding D-aminoacyl-tRNA deacylase: MRAVVQRVDGASVAVAGETVGEIVGEGLCVLVGATHGDTPEKAAQLARKLWSLRILDGEKSCSDVNAPLLVISQFTLYGDARKGRRPTWHAAAPGEVAEPLVDEVVAQLRGLGARVETGRFGAMMRVSLTNDGPFTVLLEV; the protein is encoded by the coding sequence ATGCGAGCAGTGGTACAGCGGGTCGACGGCGCGAGTGTCGCGGTGGCCGGCGAGACGGTGGGCGAGATCGTCGGCGAGGGGCTGTGTGTGCTGGTGGGGGCCACCCACGGGGACACACCGGAGAAGGCGGCGCAGCTCGCCCGCAAGCTCTGGTCGCTGCGGATCCTGGACGGCGAGAAGTCCTGCTCGGACGTGAACGCGCCGCTGCTGGTGATCTCGCAGTTCACCCTCTACGGGGACGCCCGCAAGGGCCGCCGTCCCACCTGGCACGCCGCGGCACCCGGCGAGGTCGCCGAGCCGCTCGTCGACGAGGTGGTGGCGCAGCTGCGGGGGCTGGGGGCGCGTGTGGAGACGGGCCGGTTCGGGGCGATGATGCGGGTGTCGCTCACGAACGACGGCCCGTTCACGGTGCTGCTGGAGGTGTAG
- a CDS encoding folate-binding protein YgfZ gives MQRHSTISPLLSLPGAVPAEGRDEGVAAHYGDLFREQRTLADGGGFVDLSHRGVVTVSGGDRLSWLHLLLTQHVSDLPAGQATEALVLSAHGHIEHALSLVDDGETVWAHVEPGTQEALIAYLESMKFFYRVEVADRTDDFAVVHLPAGSIAEAPEGVVVRETPQGRDLFLPRDGLEAYAAANGPAIGVLAYEALRVEAHRPRLGFETDHRTIPHEIGLIGTAVHLQKGCYRGQETVARVHNLGKPPRRLVFLHLDGSEVHLPGHGTPVRLAAGGTSQAEGSGGGEEGRQLGFITTSARHYELGPIALALVKRNVPVDAKLLAGGTAAAQETVVEP, from the coding sequence ATGCAGCGACATTCAACGATCAGCCCTCTGCTGTCCCTGCCCGGCGCCGTCCCCGCCGAAGGGCGCGACGAAGGTGTCGCCGCACACTACGGCGATCTGTTCCGCGAGCAGCGCACCCTCGCGGACGGCGGCGGTTTCGTCGACCTCTCGCACCGCGGCGTGGTGACCGTGTCCGGCGGTGACCGGCTGAGCTGGCTGCATCTGCTGCTCACCCAGCACGTCAGCGACCTCCCGGCGGGGCAGGCCACCGAGGCACTGGTCCTGTCCGCGCACGGCCATATCGAGCACGCGCTGTCCCTCGTGGACGACGGCGAGACCGTGTGGGCGCATGTCGAGCCCGGGACGCAGGAGGCGCTGATCGCGTACCTGGAGTCGATGAAGTTCTTCTACCGGGTGGAGGTCGCCGACCGGACGGACGACTTCGCCGTGGTGCATCTGCCCGCCGGTTCGATCGCCGAGGCGCCGGAGGGCGTGGTCGTTCGGGAGACCCCGCAGGGCCGCGACCTGTTCCTGCCGCGGGACGGCCTGGAGGCGTACGCCGCGGCCAACGGCCCCGCGATAGGCGTGCTGGCGTACGAGGCGCTGAGGGTCGAGGCGCACCGCCCGCGGCTCGGCTTCGAGACCGACCACCGGACGATCCCGCACGAGATCGGGCTGATCGGCACCGCCGTGCACCTCCAGAAGGGCTGCTACCGGGGCCAGGAGACCGTGGCGCGCGTCCACAACCTGGGGAAGCCGCCGCGCCGGCTGGTCTTCCTGCACCTGGACGGCAGCGAGGTGCACCTGCCCGGGCACGGTACGCCGGTACGGCTCGCGGCTGGGGGCACCTCCCAGGCCGAAGGCTCTGGGGGAGGGGAGGAGGGGCGTCAGCTGGGCTTCATCACCACCTCGGCCCGCCACTACGAGCTGGGCCCGATCGCGCTGGCGCTGGTGAAGCGGAACGTGCCGGTCGACGCCAAGTTGCTGGCCGGCGGCACGGCGGCGGCCCAGGAGACGGTCGTCGAGCCGTAG
- a CDS encoding Fur family transcriptional regulator, whose translation MVSTDWKSDLRQRGYRLTPQRQLVLEAVDTLEHATPDDILVEVRRTASGVNISTVYRTLELLEELGLVSHAHLGHGAPTYHLADRHHHMHLVCRDCTNVIEADVAVAAEFIAKLRETYGFDTDMKHFAIFGRCADCAVKAAADQS comes from the coding sequence GTGGTGAGCACCGACTGGAAGAGCGATCTGCGGCAGCGCGGCTACCGGCTGACCCCGCAGCGCCAGCTTGTCCTCGAAGCCGTCGACACCCTGGAGCACGCGACCCCCGACGACATCCTCGTCGAGGTGCGCAGGACCGCCTCCGGGGTGAACATCTCCACGGTCTACCGGACGCTGGAGCTGCTGGAGGAGCTGGGCCTGGTCTCGCACGCGCATCTTGGGCACGGGGCGCCGACGTACCACCTGGCCGACCGGCACCATCACATGCACCTGGTCTGCCGGGACTGTACGAACGTGATCGAGGCGGACGTCGCGGTCGCCGCCGAGTTCATCGCGAAGCTCCGCGAGACCTACGGGTTCGACACCGACATGAAGCATTTCGCGATCTTCGGGCGGTGCGCCGACTGCGCAGTGAAGGCGGCTGCTGACCAGTCGTAG
- a CDS encoding FABP family protein: MIEIPSDLNPDLVPLAFLLGTWEGAGVSDFPGAEKCNFGQSVTFSHDGRDFIEYVSHTWVLDSEGRKVRPLESESGYWRIDKDRKVEVVMVRDQGVVEIWYGELADQKPQIDLATDAVARTAAAGPYSGGKRLYGYVKSDLMWVGEKATPEVPLRPYMSAHLKKVVTPEQVEAWAKDLGDLPDDGIAFFK; encoded by the coding sequence ATGATCGAGATCCCCTCCGACCTCAACCCCGACCTCGTCCCCCTCGCGTTCCTCCTCGGCACGTGGGAAGGCGCCGGTGTCTCCGACTTCCCGGGCGCCGAGAAGTGCAACTTCGGGCAGTCGGTGACGTTCAGCCACGACGGCCGGGACTTCATCGAGTACGTGTCGCACACCTGGGTGCTGGACTCCGAGGGCCGCAAGGTCAGGCCGCTCGAGTCCGAGTCCGGCTACTGGCGGATCGACAAGGACCGCAAGGTCGAGGTCGTCATGGTCCGCGACCAGGGCGTCGTGGAGATCTGGTACGGCGAGCTCGCCGACCAGAAGCCGCAGATCGACCTGGCGACGGACGCCGTCGCCCGCACCGCGGCCGCCGGCCCGTACAGCGGCGGCAAGCGCCTGTACGGCTATGTGAAGAGCGACCTGATGTGGGTGGGCGAGAAGGCCACCCCCGAGGTGCCGCTGCGGCCCTACATGTCGGCGCACCTGAAGAAGGTCGTCACGCCCGAGCAGGTCGAGGCGTGGGCCAAGGATCTGGGCGATCTTCCGGACGACGGCATCGCCTTCTTCAAGTAG
- a CDS encoding DsrE family protein, which produces MAKKLVIKVTAGADAPERCSQAFTVAAVAAASGVEVSLWLTGESSWFALPGRAAEFELPHAAPLPDLIESIQAVGRITLCTQCAARREITEKDVIEGVRIAGAQVFVSEAMTEGTQALVY; this is translated from the coding sequence ATGGCGAAGAAGCTCGTGATCAAGGTGACCGCCGGGGCCGACGCCCCCGAGCGCTGCTCCCAGGCGTTCACGGTCGCCGCCGTCGCGGCGGCCAGCGGCGTGGAGGTCTCGCTCTGGCTGACCGGTGAGTCCTCGTGGTTCGCGCTGCCCGGCCGGGCGGCCGAGTTCGAGCTGCCGCACGCCGCGCCGCTGCCGGACCTGATCGAGTCGATCCAGGCGGTCGGGCGGATCACGCTCTGCACCCAGTGCGCGGCGCGGCGCGAGATCACGGAGAAGGACGTGATCGAGGGCGTCCGGATCGCGGGCGCGCAGGTCTTCGTCAGCGAGGCGATGACCGAGGGCACCCAGGCCCTCGTCTACTAG
- a CDS encoding LacI family DNA-binding transcriptional regulator, with protein sequence MAKVTRDDVARLAGTSTAVVSYVINNGPRPVAPATRERVLAAIKELGYRPDRVAQAMASRRTDLIGMIVPDARQPFFAEMAHAVERAAADRGKMVLVGNSDYRDEREVHYLRAFLGMRVAGLILVSQGPSERAAQEIEAWDARVVLLHERPEAIDDVAVVTDDIGGAQLATRHLLEHGHPYVACLGGVENTPAVGDPVADHVEGWRRAMLESGRPVEGRLFQAPYNRYDAYLVALKILSGPDRPPAIFCATDDQAIGVLRAARELRIDVPGELAVAGFDDVKEAGLTDPPLTTIASDRPAMARAAVDLVLDDGLRVVGSRRERVKQFPSALIVRRSCGCG encoded by the coding sequence GTGGCCAAGGTGACGCGGGACGACGTGGCACGACTGGCGGGTACTTCCACCGCCGTCGTCAGCTACGTCATCAACAACGGACCCAGGCCGGTCGCCCCGGCCACGCGCGAGCGGGTACTCGCCGCCATCAAGGAGCTGGGCTACCGGCCCGACCGCGTTGCGCAGGCGATGGCCTCGCGGCGCACGGACCTCATAGGCATGATCGTGCCGGACGCCCGGCAGCCCTTCTTCGCCGAGATGGCGCACGCGGTGGAACGGGCCGCGGCCGACCGCGGAAAGATGGTCCTCGTCGGCAACTCGGACTACCGCGACGAGCGCGAGGTCCACTATCTGCGCGCCTTCCTCGGCATGCGGGTCGCCGGGCTGATCCTCGTCAGCCAGGGCCCGAGCGAGCGCGCCGCGCAGGAGATCGAGGCGTGGGACGCCCGGGTCGTGCTGCTGCACGAGCGGCCCGAGGCCATCGACGACGTCGCGGTCGTGACCGACGACATCGGCGGCGCGCAGCTCGCGACCCGGCACCTGCTGGAGCACGGGCATCCGTACGTGGCCTGTCTCGGCGGCGTGGAGAACACCCCGGCGGTCGGCGACCCCGTGGCCGACCACGTCGAGGGCTGGCGGCGGGCGATGCTGGAATCGGGGCGGCCGGTGGAGGGCCGGCTCTTCCAGGCCCCGTACAACCGCTACGACGCCTATCTCGTCGCCCTGAAGATCCTCTCCGGCCCCGACCGGCCGCCGGCCATCTTCTGCGCCACGGACGACCAGGCGATCGGCGTGCTGCGGGCGGCCCGCGAGCTGCGCATCGACGTGCCGGGCGAGCTGGCGGTGGCGGGCTTCGACGACGTCAAGGAGGCGGGGCTCACCGATCCGCCGCTGACGACGATCGCCTCCGACCGCCCGGCGATGGCCCGCGCCGCGGTGGATCTGGTGCTGGACGACGGCCTGCGGGTGGTCGGCTCACGCCGCGAGCGGGTGAAGCAGTTCCCCTCGGCCCTCATCGTCCGCAGGTCCTGCGGCTGCGGCTGA
- a CDS encoding response regulator transcription factor, with product MSSLLLLTNALQPSTEVLPALGLLLHNVRVAPAEGPALVDTPGADVILVDGRRDLPQVRSLCQLLRSTGPGCPLLLVVTEGGLAAVTADWGIDDVLLDTAGPAEVEARLRLAMGRQQISADDSPMEIRSGDLSVDEATYSAKLKGRVLDLTFKEFELLKYLAQHPGRVFTRAQLLQEVWGYDYFGGTRTVDVHVRRLRAKLGPEHESLIGTVRNVGYRFVTPEKVERAAEEAKAKAAEQARAKAAAAVTRAGDMTEEHEAAVRPAQR from the coding sequence ATGAGCTCTCTGCTGCTCCTGACGAACGCCCTCCAGCCGTCGACGGAGGTGCTCCCGGCTCTCGGCCTGCTGCTCCACAACGTCCGGGTCGCCCCTGCCGAGGGCCCGGCGCTGGTCGACACCCCCGGTGCCGACGTGATCCTGGTCGACGGCCGGCGCGACCTCCCGCAGGTGCGCAGCCTCTGCCAGCTGCTCCGCTCCACCGGCCCCGGCTGTCCGCTGCTCCTCGTCGTCACGGAGGGCGGCCTCGCGGCCGTCACCGCCGACTGGGGCATCGACGACGTGCTGCTGGACACGGCGGGCCCGGCCGAGGTGGAGGCCCGGCTGCGGCTGGCCATGGGCCGCCAGCAGATCTCCGCCGACGACTCCCCGATGGAGATCCGCAGCGGCGATCTGTCGGTCGACGAGGCGACGTACAGCGCGAAGCTGAAGGGTCGGGTCCTGGACCTGACCTTCAAGGAGTTCGAGCTGCTGAAGTACCTGGCGCAGCACCCCGGCCGGGTCTTCACCCGGGCCCAGCTCCTCCAGGAGGTGTGGGGCTACGACTACTTCGGTGGTACGCGCACGGTGGACGTGCACGTACGGCGGCTGCGCGCGAAGCTCGGCCCCGAGCACGAGTCGCTGATCGGGACCGTACGGAACGTCGGCTACCGCTTCGTCACGCCGGAGAAGGTGGAGCGCGCGGCGGAGGAGGCCAAGGCGAAGGCCGCCGAGCAGGCCCGGGCGAAGGCCGCGGCCGCGGTCACCCGAGCGGGGGACATGACCGAAGAGCACGAAGCGGCTGTACGGCCTGCCCAGCGGTAG
- a CDS encoding alpha/beta hydrolase, with amino-acid sequence MSAKAEGRFHSVDVFPITRGPRRVTLRTSDGIRIEALHEPCTAHESDTAIVVAHGFTGSVDRPAVRRAAGVFARRAGVVTFSFRGHGRSGGRSTVGDREVLDLAAAVAWARSLGYGRVVTVGFSMGGSVVLRHAALYGPEEPEGPDTPDTPDTPDRSNRADGAHTDAVAAVSAPARWYYRGTAPMRRLHWVVTRPFGRLVGRYGFGTRIHHRDWDPVPLSPVESVPLIAPAPLLVVHGDRDPYFPLDHPRMLAAAGPCELWLEPGMGHAENAADDALLGRLADWLVGA; translated from the coding sequence ATGAGCGCGAAGGCGGAGGGCCGGTTTCACAGTGTGGATGTTTTCCCGATCACCCGAGGACCTCGGCGAGTAACCCTCCGTACCTCCGACGGTATCCGGATCGAGGCCCTGCACGAGCCGTGCACGGCACACGAGTCCGATACGGCGATCGTCGTCGCGCACGGTTTCACCGGCTCGGTCGACCGGCCGGCGGTGCGGCGCGCGGCCGGCGTCTTCGCACGTCGTGCGGGGGTCGTCACCTTCTCCTTCCGGGGTCACGGCAGGTCCGGAGGACGGTCGACGGTGGGCGACCGCGAGGTGCTGGATCTGGCCGCGGCGGTGGCCTGGGCGCGCTCGCTGGGGTACGGCCGCGTGGTCACGGTCGGCTTCTCGATGGGCGGTTCGGTGGTGCTGCGGCACGCGGCGCTGTACGGGCCGGAGGAGCCGGAGGGGCCGGACACGCCGGACACGCCGGACACGCCTGACAGGTCGAACAGAGCGGACGGCGCGCACACCGATGCCGTCGCCGCCGTCAGCGCTCCCGCCCGCTGGTACTACCGCGGTACGGCCCCGATGCGGCGGCTGCACTGGGTCGTCACCCGGCCGTTCGGGCGACTGGTCGGCCGGTACGGCTTCGGAACGCGGATCCATCACCGGGACTGGGACCCCGTCCCCCTCTCCCCGGTCGAGTCCGTGCCGCTCATCGCCCCGGCGCCACTGCTGGTCGTGCACGGCGACCGCGATCCGTACTTCCCGCTCGACCACCCGCGGATGCTCGCCGCGGCGGGGCCCTGCGAGCTCTGGCTGGAGCCGGGCATGGGCCACGCCGAGAACGCGGCGGACGACGCGCTCCTGGGGCGCCTCGCGGACTGGCTCGTCGGGGCATAG
- a CDS encoding MoaD/ThiS family protein translates to MAAGTIRYWAAAKAAAGVPEEPYAAENLAEALDAARERHPGELVRVLQRCSFLVDGDPVGTRGHETVRLAEGGTVEVLPPFAGG, encoded by the coding sequence ATGGCAGCGGGGACCATCCGCTACTGGGCCGCGGCGAAGGCGGCCGCGGGCGTGCCCGAGGAGCCGTACGCCGCGGAGAACCTGGCCGAGGCGCTGGACGCCGCCCGCGAGCGGCACCCCGGCGAGCTCGTCCGGGTGCTCCAGCGGTGCTCGTTCCTCGTCGACGGTGATCCCGTCGGGACCCGCGGACATGAGACCGTACGGCTTGCCGAGGGCGGCACGGTCGAGGTGCTCCCGCCGTTCGCAGGAGGGTGA
- a CDS encoding DUF2993 domain-containing protein — MRALRVLLITAVILGGLFAIADRLAVGFAESEVAAKVRSSQGLSTEPEVSINGFPFLTQMVSSELDDVELRLGGVQATAGGHEVEVTEVSAELTGVRLNGLTSAVADRATGSARISYADLGKSAPKGATVSYAGPERAAKGQVKVEGPATELLQGAGLAIPGFAEAMLEGRTLTTYSTVSIANGDTVRLRAAELPELPVPGLDRKLREAVDYDLEIDGLPRTIKLDKVTTDGTGLLFSGVGTNVSLAG; from the coding sequence ATGCGCGCACTGCGAGTACTGCTGATCACCGCCGTGATCCTGGGCGGGCTCTTCGCCATCGCCGACCGCCTCGCGGTCGGGTTCGCGGAGAGCGAGGTCGCGGCCAAGGTCCGGAGCAGCCAGGGGCTGAGCACGGAGCCCGAGGTGTCGATCAACGGCTTCCCCTTCCTGACCCAGATGGTCAGCTCCGAGCTGGACGATGTCGAGCTGCGCTTGGGCGGTGTGCAGGCCACCGCGGGCGGCCACGAGGTCGAGGTGACCGAGGTCTCGGCCGAGCTGACCGGTGTCCGGCTCAACGGCCTCACCTCCGCCGTCGCCGACCGCGCCACGGGCTCCGCCCGTATCTCCTACGCGGACCTCGGCAAGTCGGCGCCGAAGGGCGCGACGGTTTCGTACGCGGGCCCGGAGCGCGCCGCCAAGGGCCAGGTCAAGGTGGAGGGCCCCGCCACGGAGCTGCTCCAGGGCGCGGGCCTGGCCATACCCGGCTTCGCCGAGGCGATGCTGGAGGGCCGCACGCTCACGACGTACAGCACGGTGTCGATCGCCAACGGCGACACCGTGCGCCTGCGCGCCGCGGAGCTGCCCGAGCTCCCGGTCCCCGGCCTGGACCGCAAGCTGCGCGAGGCCGTCGACTACGACCTCGAGATCGACGGCCTCCCGAGGACGATCAAGCTCGACAAGGTCACCACGGACGGGACCGGCCTCCTCTTCTCGGGCGTGGGCACGAACGTCTCCCTGGCGGGCTGA
- a CDS encoding putative leader peptide — translation MQRFSSGLRPRGQADLTKRRAVDLCRVAAMLCRTI, via the coding sequence ATGCAGCGATTTTCGAGCGGTCTCCGTCCGCGGGGACAGGCGGACCTCACGAAGCGGCGGGCAGTAGACCTGTGCCGCGTCGCCGCCATGCTCTGTCGCACCATCTGA
- a CDS encoding sulfurtransferase, which yields MSRSDVLVDADWVEAHLDDPKVVVVEVDEDTSAYDKNHIKNAVRIDWKKDLQDPVRRDFVDQAGFEKLLSGKGIANDDTVVLYGGNNNWFASYAYWYFKLYGHDSVKLLDGGRKKWELDSRDLVDGADVPQRPATEYQAKAQDTSIRAFRDDVVAAIGSQNLVDVRSPDEFSGKLLAPAHLPQEQSQRPGHVPSARNIPWSKNANDDGTFKSDDELKELYAEEQVDLATDTIAYCRIGERSALTWFVLHELLGVQNVKNYDGSWTEYGSLVGVPIELGANK from the coding sequence ATGAGCCGCAGCGACGTCCTGGTAGACGCCGACTGGGTCGAGGCCCACCTGGACGACCCGAAGGTCGTCGTCGTCGAGGTCGACGAGGACACCTCGGCCTACGACAAGAACCACATCAAGAACGCCGTCCGGATCGACTGGAAGAAGGACCTCCAGGACCCGGTCCGCCGTGACTTCGTGGACCAGGCAGGCTTCGAGAAGCTGCTGTCCGGGAAGGGGATCGCGAACGACGACACGGTCGTCCTCTACGGCGGCAACAACAACTGGTTCGCTTCCTACGCCTACTGGTACTTCAAGCTCTACGGCCACGACAGCGTCAAGCTCCTCGACGGCGGCCGCAAGAAGTGGGAGCTCGACTCCCGCGACCTGGTCGACGGCGCCGACGTCCCGCAGCGCCCGGCCACCGAGTACCAGGCCAAGGCCCAGGACACCTCGATCCGCGCCTTCCGCGACGACGTGGTCGCCGCCATCGGCAGCCAGAACCTGGTCGACGTCCGCTCGCCCGACGAGTTCAGCGGCAAGCTGCTCGCCCCGGCCCACCTGCCGCAGGAGCAGTCGCAGCGCCCCGGCCACGTGCCGAGCGCCCGCAACATCCCCTGGTCCAAGAACGCCAACGACGACGGCACCTTCAAGTCGGACGACGAGCTCAAGGAGCTCTACGCCGAGGAGCAGGTCGACCTGGCGACGGACACCATCGCCTACTGCCGCATCGGTGAGCGCTCCGCGCTGACCTGGTTCGTCCTGCACGAGCTGCTCGGCGTCCAGAACGTCAAGAACTACGACGGCTCGTGGACCGAGTACGGCTCCCTCGTCGGCGTGCCGATCGAGCTCGGCGCGAACAAGTAA
- a CDS encoding DUF1416 domain-containing protein, producing MCGAKAGGPDASTIKPGETTIQGQVTRDGEPVTGYVRLLDSTGEFTAEVPTSATGQFRFYAAEGTWTVRALVPGATADRTVVARTGGLSEVAIAV from the coding sequence ATGTGTGGAGCGAAGGCCGGCGGCCCCGACGCCTCGACGATCAAGCCCGGTGAGACCACCATCCAGGGCCAGGTGACCCGCGACGGCGAGCCCGTCACCGGTTACGTGCGCCTGCTGGACTCGACCGGCGAGTTCACCGCCGAGGTCCCGACCTCGGCGACCGGACAGTTCCGCTTCTACGCGGCCGAGGGCACCTGGACCGTCCGCGCCCTCGTCCCCGGCGCCACGGCGGACCGCACGGTCGTCGCCCGGACCGGTGGCCTCTCCGAGGTGGCCATCGCCGTCTGA
- a CDS encoding S1C family serine protease: protein MTDHYRAEGDESRQSTHPQQYPYPGFGGDGGYPPPPAYTPTSPAHAAPAHAPAPAPAPAPAPTPRAKRPVALLAAVAIVAAAVGGGAATLVERFAGGDGGATGTGVTGTTVSQSSKGTVAGVAQAVSPSIVEINASTTSGQSTGSGVIITSDGEIVTNNHVISGADTVKVRLSNGRTYTAEVVGTDPGKDLALIKLNGAKGLTAATLGDSDGLKVGDEVVAIGSPEGLTGTVTSGIVSALDRDVTVAKDEGQDQRQLDPRQGWPFEFGGRQFNGDTGDSKTTYKAIQTDASLNPGNSGGALINMNGEIIGINSAMYSPSSTSGSTAGSVGLGFAIPVNTVKADLNSLRSGGDA, encoded by the coding sequence ATGACGGACCACTACCGCGCCGAGGGCGACGAGAGCAGGCAGAGCACGCATCCGCAGCAGTACCCGTACCCGGGGTTCGGCGGCGACGGCGGCTACCCGCCGCCGCCCGCATACACGCCCACGTCCCCCGCGCACGCGGCACCCGCGCACGCACCCGCACCCGCACCCGCACCCGCACCCGCACCCACGCCCCGCGCCAAGCGGCCCGTCGCGCTGCTCGCCGCCGTCGCGATCGTCGCCGCGGCCGTCGGCGGCGGTGCGGCCACGCTCGTGGAGCGGTTCGCCGGCGGTGACGGCGGCGCCACCGGCACCGGCGTCACGGGCACCACGGTCTCCCAGAGCAGCAAGGGCACCGTCGCCGGCGTCGCCCAGGCCGTCTCCCCCAGCATCGTGGAGATCAACGCGAGCACCACCTCCGGCCAGTCCACCGGCTCCGGCGTGATCATCACGTCCGACGGCGAGATCGTCACCAACAACCACGTCATCTCCGGCGCCGACACCGTCAAGGTCCGCCTCAGCAACGGCAGGACGTACACGGCCGAGGTCGTCGGCACCGACCCCGGCAAGGACCTCGCCCTCATCAAGCTGAACGGCGCCAAGGGGCTCACGGCCGCGACGCTCGGCGACTCCGACGGCCTCAAGGTCGGCGACGAGGTCGTCGCGATCGGCTCCCCCGAGGGCCTCACCGGCACCGTGACCAGCGGAATCGTCTCCGCACTCGATCGCGATGTCACCGTCGCCAAGGACGAGGGCCAGGACCAGCGGCAACTGGACCCGCGGCAGGGCTGGCCCTTCGAGTTCGGCGGCCGGCAGTTCAACGGCGACACCGGCGACTCCAAGACCACGTACAAGGCCATCCAGACCGACGCCTCGCTCAACCCCGGCAACTCCGGCGGTGCGCTGATCAACATGAACGGCGAGATCATCGGCATCAACTCGGCCATGTACTCGCCGAGTTCCACGAGCGGCTCCACCGCCGGCAGCGTCGGCCTGGGCTTCGCCATCCCGGTCAACACCGTCAAGGCGGACCTGAACAGCCTCCGCTCGGGCGGCGACGCCTGA
- a CDS encoding response regulator transcription factor, whose amino-acid sequence MTTAPGEGDRILIVDDEPAVREALQRSLAFEGYATEVAVDGVEALAKVESYAPDLVVLDIQMPRMDGLTAARRIRSAGSTLPILMLTARDTVGDRVTGLDAGADDYLVKPFELDELFARIRALLRRSSYAAAGAGQEDTADVLSFADLRMDLATREVTRGTRRVELTRTEFTLLELFLAHPRQVLTREQILKAVWGFDFEPSSNSLDVYVMYLRRKTEAAREPRLVHTVRGVGYALREGSPE is encoded by the coding sequence ATGACCACCGCACCCGGTGAAGGCGACCGCATCCTCATCGTCGACGACGAACCCGCCGTCCGCGAGGCCCTCCAGCGCAGCCTCGCCTTCGAGGGCTACGCCACCGAGGTCGCCGTCGACGGTGTCGAGGCGCTCGCCAAGGTGGAGTCGTACGCCCCCGACCTGGTCGTCCTCGACATCCAGATGCCCCGCATGGACGGGCTCACCGCGGCCCGCCGCATCCGCTCCGCCGGCTCCACGCTGCCGATCCTGATGCTCACCGCCCGCGACACGGTCGGCGACCGGGTCACCGGGCTCGACGCCGGCGCGGACGACTACCTGGTGAAGCCGTTCGAGCTGGACGAGCTCTTCGCCCGGATCCGGGCGCTGCTGCGGCGCAGCTCGTACGCCGCGGCCGGCGCGGGGCAGGAGGACACCGCCGATGTGCTGTCCTTCGCCGATCTGCGGATGGACCTGGCCACCCGCGAGGTCACCCGGGGGACGCGCCGCGTCGAGCTGACCCGTACCGAGTTCACCCTGCTCGAACTGTTCCTGGCCCACCCCCGCCAGGTCCTCACCCGGGAGCAGATCCTCAAGGCCGTCTGGGGCTTCGACTTCGAGCCGAGCTCCAATTCGCTGGACGTGTACGTGATGTACCTGCGCCGCAAGACGGAGGCGGCCCGCGAGCCGCGCCTGGTCCACACGGTGCGCGGGGTGGGCTACGCGCTCCGGGAGGGGTCGCCGGAGTGA